A part of Aegilops tauschii subsp. strangulata cultivar AL8/78 chromosome 2, Aet v6.0, whole genome shotgun sequence genomic DNA contains:
- the LOC109736148 gene encoding protein Brevis radix-like 2 yields MLACIACSAKEGGEDGSRAAATPAVRSLTSQLKDMVLKFSGSSKHYKGAAAGSPSFRSYRRPYPGFVDDTTFTPTGRPASDAGAYTRTSAAAANGSARAASSATWDMTGRGWPGVDEQDGGEIVAAGGDAAVPREWTAQVEPGVQITFVTLPGGGNDLKRIRFSREMFNKWEAQRWWGENYDRIVELYNVQTFSGRQQGASTPTSSVDDSLLRDSSYSRGGSTRDSPVVMMPPPPPSSSSSKDPMSRSVSCKAMMPPPSGPYGAGPSTRAAYYPSAAAVPDPSDHVWAHHFNMLNSAAAGGHSSYDPSRATTSSRDEASVSISNVSDMEATEWIEQDEPGVCLTIRELGDGTRELRRVRFSRERFGEDRAKVWWEQNRDRIQAQYL; encoded by the exons ATGCTGGCCTGCATCGCGTGCTCCGCGAAGGAAGGCGGGGAGGACGGCTCCCGTGCTGCGGCCACGCCGGCGGTCAGGTCTCTCACCTCACAG CTCAAGGACATGGTGCTCAAGTTCTCCGGCTCCAGCAAGCACTACAAGGGGGCGGCCGCCGGGAGCCCCTCTTTCAGAAGCTACCGACGCCCCTACCCGGGCTTCGTCGACGACACTACCTTCACGCCGACGGGCAGGCCTGCAAGCGACGCCGGCGCGTACACAAGGACTAGTGCGGCAGCCGCGAACGGGAGCGCGCGGGCTGCCTCGTCGGCAACGTGGGACATGACCGGGCGCGGATGGCCGGGCGTGGACGAGCAGGACGGCGGCGAGATCGTCGCGGCTGGGGGGGACGCCGCCGTGCCCAGGGAGTGGACGGCGCAGGTGGAGCCCGGCGTGCAGATCACCTTCGTCACGCTCCCCGGCGGCGGCAACGACCTCAAGCGCATCCGCTTCAG CCGTGAGATGTTTAACAAGTGGGAGGCGCAGCGGTGGTGGGGAGAGAACTACGACCGCATCGTGGAGCTGTACAACGTGCAGACGTTCAGCGGCCGGCAGCAGGGGGCCTCCACTCCGACGTCCTCCGTCGACGACTCGCTTCTG AGAGATTCGTCCTATTCCCGGGGCGGCTCCACGAGGGACAGCCCGGTAGTCatgatgccgccgccgccgccgtcatccTCGTCGAGCAAAGACCCGATGTCCCGGAGCGTGTCGTGCAAGGCGATGATGCCGCCGCCGTCGGGGCCTTACGGGGCGGGGCCATCCACCAGGGCGGCGTACTACCCGTCCGCGGCGGCCGTGCCGGACCCGTCCGACCACGTGTGGGCGCACCACTTCAACATGCTCAACTCCGCGGCGGCCGGCGGGCATTCCTCCTACGACCCGTCGCgcgccaccacctcctcccgcGACGAGGCCTCCGTGTCCATCAGCAACGTCAGCGACATGGAGGCGACGGAGTGGATCGAGCAGGACGAGCCCGGCGTGTGCCTCACCATCCGCGAGCTCGGCGACGGCACCCGCGAGCTCCGCCGCGTCCGGTTCAG CCGGGAGAGGTTTGGCGAGGACCGGGCGAAGGTGTGGTGGGAGCAGAACAGAGACAGAATACAGGCGCAGTATCTGTAG